The Polaribacter sp. KT25b genome contains the following window.
CATCTCTTGTTTTAACACGCCATATTCTTGCTATTGATAAAAAGAAACGCTGATCTGGTGTAAAACCTTGAATTTTAGTATCGCTTTTACCTTGTTCTGTAAGCTTAAAAGCATCATACGCAATTGCAATTCCGCCGTTATCTGCAGTATTTTCTCCAACTGTTAAAGCTCCTTTTATCTTAAGTGAATCTAATACTGTAAACGAATTATATCTATCAATCATTAATTGTGTTTTGGCTTTAAATTTGGTGTAATCTTCATCTGTCCACCAGTTTTTCACATTTCCATCTTTATCAAATTGCGCACCTTGATCATCAAAAGCATGCGTTAATTCGTGACCAATAACCATTCCTATTCCACCGTAATTAACAGCATCATCAGCAGTAATATCAAAATATGGAAATTGTAATATTCCGGCAGGAAAAACAATTTCATTTAAAGGCGGATTGTAATAAGCTGTAACTGTTGCTGGCGTTGTACCCCATTCATCTCTATTTGGCGGATTGTTTAATTTTGCAATATTATATTGATATGCATTTTTATTTAAAGCAACAACATTTTCAAAATATGCATCTTTTTCAATGTTTGCGTTGTAAGTTCTCCAAACATCTGGATAACCAATTTTCTTAGTAATTGTATATAATTTTTCTTTCGCTTGTTTTTTTGTTGCATCACTCATCCAATCTAATTGATTGATTCTGTTTTCAAATGCTTTCTGCAAATTATTTACCAAATCTAAAACTCGTTGTTTTGCATCTTCGTTAAAATAGCGTTTTACATATAACTGGCCGAGAGCAAAACCTAGCTGTCTATCAACTTTTTTAACCATTAATTGTGCACGTGTATTCTGCGTATCTTGCCCATATAAAACTTTTGTATACTCAAAGCTTGCATTTTGAAAAGGTTTGCTTAATATATTTGCATAAATAGATAAAGTGTTCGCTTTTAAATATATTTTCCAATTAGAAATAGGAATTGAAACCAACATCGAATTTAACTCTTTATAATAATTAGGTTGTTCAATATCTATAGAATCTGCCTTTAAATTTAATTGTTTTAATAAAGTTGCCCAACCAATATTAGGCTCATTTTTTGAAAGTTCGATAACATTTATTTTATTGAAATTGGCTTTAATATCTCTACGTTCAATTCTTGTTTTATGAGATACTGCTAACTTTTTTTCAATTTCGTATACAATTGCTGCTTTACTTTCAGCTTCATTTTCATCAGATAAAGTAAATAATGTGCTAATGTATTTTTTATATGCATCTTGGATAGCAACCGTTGCTTCATCAGATTTAAAATAATAATCACGATCTGGTAAACCTAAACCAGATTGCCCAAAATGAAGCATGTTTACATTACTATTTTCATTATCTGACGACACATACATACTGATGATTGACTGAGTTCCTAAACTCATCTCGTTAGCTACAAAAACCATTAAAGAAGCAACAGAATTTATTTCATCAATCTTATTAAACGTTGCTTTTAAAGGCTCAAAACCTCTTTTATTAATGTTAATTGTGTCCATGCCCGAAGTATAAAAATCACCAACCATTTGTTCAATACTTCCTTTTTTATGGTTTTCTGCGGATACTTCTATTAAAATATTTTCTAATAATTTTTTCTGGGGAATGTTCAAAAAACTATACGAACCAACACCAACTTGATCATCAGCAATAACAACAGAATCTAACCAAACTTTATTAACGTGTTCAAAGAAATTATCTCCGGGTTTTATGTTTTCAGAAATTCCTTCAAAATCTATTTTACTTTTAGATGTATTATCTAAAGAATTGCAAGAAATGAATGTTGCAATTAATAACAAAAAATAGACTGTATTTTTCATACTATTTGGTTTGATTTAAAACAAATATACAGTTATTTAAAATATGTAATAAAAGTTTTGATTACTATATAAATACCGTGTAAATTATTTTGTTAAAAAAAACTTAACAAAAAGTAAAAGCAGTTAATAACTATAAATCAACCCTATAAGTTAGAAATTATTGTTTTATGAACTGCTATAATTTTAAATCTTATTTTAATCATTGAAAATTATATAAATTATAAGTACTTTAGTCAACCGAAATATAAAAGTAGTTTTGTACACAATAATTTTTAAAAGAAATAATTAGTTAATAAAATATCATAATTTGAGGTTTATAAGTTGTTTTATTTTATTATTTTTTTTGCAATATTCCTTTGCTTTTAAGCTAATTGAAGAGAAAACTAATATAATAGATCTTCGAGATACGCAAATTAACGATGATTCTGAAATTTATCTCGATACTAATTGGGAATTTTATTGGAACGATTTAATAATACCAGGAAATTTTAATAATTACAAACCTTTTAAAATTGTAACACTTAAAGATTGGACTGAATTTAATCTTCCCAAAACTGATAGATCACCTTCTTTTGGATATGCTACTTATCGATTAAATTTTAGAATTAACAAAAATAGACCTCACGTCTCATTATATATTCCCTCCGCATATTCATCTTCTAGAATATGGATAAATGGCCATTTTTTTTCTGAAATGGGTCACGTTGGTAAAACGAGATCTAAAACAATTCATAGACGATTTTCTCAAATTATTCCGTTAAATACTGATGAAAATAATTTTGAAATTGTTATTCAAGTTGCTAATTATTATCATAATAAAGGAGGTCTTGACAAACCACTAATACTAGGTGCCAGTAATCATTTGCATGATTTAAAATCTAAAAGAATTATGGCAGACATGATTTTTATTGGGTGCTTAGGTTTTATAGGTGTTTTCTTTTTATTTTTCTATTTAATATATTGGAACAAAGACAAGGCAATTCTTTATTTTGCTATTCTTTGTATCTCTTTATCTTATATATCTTTAAGTGATCGATATGCTCCTTTTACAGTTATTTTCGATTCTATTAGCTTTATTTTATTAACGAAGTTTGAATATATTACCTTGTTTTTAGCAGGAGCATCAGGAAGTTTATTTTTTAATAATATTTTCTATAATTTTATTTATAGAGCGTATTCTAAAATTATTGTTTTTAGTTTTTTAGCACTTGTAATACTTATTTTTTCTTTATCTCCTCCTCATTTCACAAAATTACTTATTCCGTTTTTAATACTAATGATCATTAATTTAATCTATGTTACATTAGTAGTTATAAAAGCAATTATTGCAAAACGACTTGAATCTATTTTGCTTCTTTTAAGTATAATATTAGGTTCTATTATTTTTTACATACATGTTTTTTTCTTTTTAGGAGAAAACGGAAATGCCATAATTTATGTAAATTTTGGATATATACTGGTTTTTTTACTCCTTTCTATGCTTTTAATGAAACGTTTTTCAGATTCATTTCAAGAACTTGAACATTCAAAAGAAATTGCATTACAACAGAAAAAAGAAATTTCTACACAATCAAATCAACTATCAAGAGCAAACCTTGAGCTTGAAGAAAATTTAAAACTTTTAGAAAATTATAATGCAGAATTAGACGATTTTAATCATATTGTTTCTCACGATTTAAAAACGCCTTTAGTGTCTGTACATGCACTTGTTTCATTTATTGAAGAAGATCTTAAAACTACTTTACATGCTGATACAAAAAACCATATAAACTTATTAAAAGATGTGGTTGCAAGAATGGATGCTTTAATTAATGGCCTTTTAGAATATTCTAAAGTAGCCAAAGGGAATAAACAAAAAGAATGGTTTAAACTAAATGATTTATTGCATAAAGTTATAGGAGTTGTAGACAATCAACAAAAAAACACAATTCATCTTCCTGATGAGGATTTAGAAATTTATGCTAACAAAATTGAATTAAATCATGTTTTTCAAAACCTACTAAGTAATTCCATAAAATATAACGATAAAAAACACACTATTATACATATATCTGTTGTAAAACAAAATAATGAATATATATTTTCTGTAAGTGATAATGGCCCAGGAATCGACCCTAAATATCATAATAAAATATTTAAAATGTTTAGTCAATTAGATGTCAATGAAGATGTTAAAAGCACAGGTATTGGCCTTGCAATTGTAAAGAAAATTATTTCGGAAAACTATGGAATTATCTCTATAGAATCAGAAAAAGGAATGGGCATTAAAATGAATTTTAG
Protein-coding sequences here:
- a CDS encoding M13 family metallopeptidase, which codes for MKNTVYFLLLIATFISCNSLDNTSKSKIDFEGISENIKPGDNFFEHVNKVWLDSVVIADDQVGVGSYSFLNIPQKKLLENILIEVSAENHKKGSIEQMVGDFYTSGMDTININKRGFEPLKATFNKIDEINSVASLMVFVANEMSLGTQSIISMYVSSDNENSNVNMLHFGQSGLGLPDRDYYFKSDEATVAIQDAYKKYISTLFTLSDENEAESKAAIVYEIEKKLAVSHKTRIERRDIKANFNKINVIELSKNEPNIGWATLLKQLNLKADSIDIEQPNYYKELNSMLVSIPISNWKIYLKANTLSIYANILSKPFQNASFEYTKVLYGQDTQNTRAQLMVKKVDRQLGFALGQLYVKRYFNEDAKQRVLDLVNNLQKAFENRINQLDWMSDATKKQAKEKLYTITKKIGYPDVWRTYNANIEKDAYFENVVALNKNAYQYNIAKLNNPPNRDEWGTTPATVTAYYNPPLNEIVFPAGILQFPYFDITADDAVNYGGIGMVIGHELTHAFDDQGAQFDKDGNVKNWWTDEDYTKFKAKTQLMIDRYNSFTVLDSLKIKGALTVGENTADNGGIAIAYDAFKLTEQGKSDTKIQGFTPDQRFFLSIARIWRVKTRDAYLANYIKTNPHSPPIWRVNGPLMNFDPFYDAFNVQPGEKNYKTDAERIKIW
- a CDS encoding ATP-binding protein, producing MQYSFAFKLIEEKTNIIDLRDTQINDDSEIYLDTNWEFYWNDLIIPGNFNNYKPFKIVTLKDWTEFNLPKTDRSPSFGYATYRLNFRINKNRPHVSLYIPSAYSSSRIWINGHFFSEMGHVGKTRSKTIHRRFSQIIPLNTDENNFEIVIQVANYYHNKGGLDKPLILGASNHLHDLKSKRIMADMIFIGCLGFIGVFFLFFYLIYWNKDKAILYFAILCISLSYISLSDRYAPFTVIFDSISFILLTKFEYITLFLAGASGSLFFNNIFYNFIYRAYSKIIVFSFLALVILIFSLSPPHFTKLLIPFLILMIINLIYVTLVVIKAIIAKRLESILLLLSIILGSIIFYIHVFFFLGENGNAIIYVNFGYILVFLLLSMLLMKRFSDSFQELEHSKEIALQQKKEISTQSNQLSRANLELEENLKLLENYNAELDDFNHIVSHDLKTPLVSVHALVSFIEEDLKTTLHADTKNHINLLKDVVARMDALINGLLEYSKVAKGNKQKEWFKLNDLLHKVIGVVDNQQKNTIHLPDEDLEIYANKIELNHVFQNLLSNSIKYNDKKHTIIHISVVKQNNEYIFSVSDNGPGIDPKYHNKIFKMFSQLDVNEDVKSTGIGLAIVKKIISENYGIISIESEKGMGIKMNFSWRIK